Proteins found in one Acidobacteriota bacterium genomic segment:
- a CDS encoding transglutaminase, producing MRKTILYIAVLLLSLPVCAQQERHFTFHYRFTVRNIAPGQKLQVWFPQAQSDPFQDVKILSMKGDLPVKKTHEPRYGDAILYAVASKAERSEYSFDVEYDVVRRERIALPREGGQPRLLHPTNANIGPSRGPRLLRVSAKESREYLGPDKLVPVTGRLAGIAAEQVQGKTGTMEKARALYQYVFSTMRYDKTGTGWGRGDAEWACDSRRGNCTDFHSVFISMARSQHIPARFSIGFPLPANKNSGEIAGYHCWADFYDAQYGWVPVDISEAWKDKSKKDYFFGAHDVNRVQFSTGRDLELTPRQAGEPLNYFVYPYVEVEGKKFENVSNEFSFADIGIGKPRG from the coding sequence ATGCGCAAGACTATCCTTTATATTGCTGTGTTGTTGCTGTCGCTGCCGGTATGCGCGCAGCAGGAACGCCACTTTACCTTCCACTACCGATTCACGGTGCGCAACATTGCACCTGGACAGAAACTCCAGGTCTGGTTCCCGCAGGCGCAAAGCGATCCGTTCCAGGACGTGAAGATCCTCTCCATGAAGGGTGACCTGCCGGTGAAGAAGACGCATGAACCCAGGTACGGCGACGCCATCCTCTATGCGGTCGCCTCCAAGGCAGAAAGATCCGAGTACAGCTTTGACGTGGAGTACGACGTGGTACGTCGTGAGCGCATCGCTCTGCCGCGCGAAGGCGGGCAGCCCCGGTTGCTCCACCCCACGAACGCCAACATCGGGCCTTCGCGCGGACCCCGGTTGCTGAGGGTATCGGCGAAAGAGTCGCGTGAGTATCTGGGCCCGGACAAGCTGGTGCCGGTCACCGGCAGGCTGGCGGGCATCGCGGCGGAGCAGGTTCAGGGCAAGACCGGCACCATGGAAAAGGCGCGCGCGCTCTACCAGTATGTCTTCAGCACGATGCGCTACGACAAGACGGGCACGGGATGGGGACGTGGCGACGCCGAGTGGGCTTGCGACTCCAGGCGCGGCAACTGCACAGACTTCCATTCCGTCTTCATTTCCATGGCACGCTCACAGCACATTCCGGCGCGCTTCTCCATCGGCTTCCCGCTGCCGGCAAACAAAAACTCCGGCGAGATAGCCGGCTATCACTGCTGGGCCGACTTCTACGATGCGCAGTACGGCTGGGTGCCGGTGGACATCTCCGAAGCGTGGAAGGACAAGTCGAAGAAAGACTATTTCTTCGGAGCGCACGATGTGAACCGCGTGCAATTCTCCACCGGCCGCGATCTCGAACTCACACCCCGGCAGGCAGGCGAGCCACTCAACTATTTCGTTTATCCCTACGTCGAGGTGGAAGGCAAGAAGTTCGAGAACGTCTCGAATGAGTTCTCGTTCGCGGACATCGGCATTGGGAAGCCCCGGGGCTAA
- the galE gene encoding UDP-glucose 4-epimerase GalE — MVRVLLTGGAGYIGSHTAKALAKCGYEPIVLDDFSTGHRWAVQWGPVAEGNVGDPVLLRRVLLEHRIGAVIHFAANAYVGDSMTDPRKYFHNNIVNTLTLFDAMLRADVRRIVFSSTCATYGIPECVPITEEHAQRPVNPYGESKLFIERALKWYGEAYGLKWVTLRYFNAAGADPDGDLGEVHTPETHLIPLVLDTALSNRPSVEIYGTDYPTPDGTAIRDYVHVSDLAAAHTAALQYLEVGGTSTAINLGTGCGHSVRQVIATAEQVTGRVISTHNCARRAGDPAVLVAQVRKAPEILEWHPKFSDLQTVLTTAWDWHLSRKKKAKSAIRKADDQYALRRIAV, encoded by the coding sequence ATTGTGCGCGTTCTGTTAACTGGAGGAGCAGGTTACATCGGCAGTCATACGGCCAAGGCACTGGCGAAGTGCGGCTATGAACCGATTGTCCTGGATGACTTCAGCACCGGACATCGCTGGGCTGTGCAATGGGGACCGGTTGCGGAAGGAAATGTCGGCGACCCAGTGCTGCTCCGGCGCGTGCTGCTTGAACATCGTATCGGCGCGGTAATTCACTTCGCTGCGAACGCTTACGTCGGCGACTCGATGACCGATCCTCGCAAATATTTCCACAACAACATTGTCAATACGCTTACTCTTTTCGACGCCATGCTCAGGGCGGACGTTCGGCGCATCGTCTTCTCTTCCACCTGCGCGACATATGGAATTCCCGAATGTGTACCTATCACTGAAGAACATGCACAACGGCCGGTGAATCCCTACGGTGAGTCGAAGCTATTTATCGAGCGAGCGCTGAAATGGTACGGCGAGGCGTATGGGCTGAAATGGGTCACTTTACGCTATTTCAATGCGGCGGGCGCCGATCCCGACGGCGACCTGGGCGAGGTCCATACGCCGGAGACCCATCTCATCCCCTTGGTTCTTGATACCGCGCTAAGCAATCGTCCTTCGGTAGAGATCTATGGTACCGACTATCCAACGCCCGATGGTACTGCGATCCGGGATTACGTTCATGTCTCCGACCTTGCTGCGGCACATACGGCCGCACTGCAATATCTGGAAGTCGGCGGAACGAGCACTGCCATCAACTTAGGTACCGGCTGCGGACATTCCGTTCGCCAAGTCATAGCGACAGCGGAACAAGTAACTGGCCGAGTGATCAGTACACATAACTGTGCTCGACGTGCCGGTGATCCGGCAGTGCTGGTCGCGCAGGTACGCAAGGCTCCCGAAATACTCGAATGGCATCCCAAGTTCTCCGATCTGCAAACCGTCCTGACAACAGCATGGGATTGGCATCTCTCGCGCAAGAAAAAAGCAAAATCGGCAATACGCAAAGCCGATGATCAATATGCCTTACGAAGGATCGCCGTATAA